Proteins encoded in a region of the Flammeovirga yaeyamensis genome:
- a CDS encoding cobaltochelatase subunit CobN: MKFIKANKKKILSSAGILLGMLLVYLYYATQVSVTQIAFIDFSEFQLSKINKVNDNDWIEINSLSKKNIDKASSYDVIYLFGRGLSLSADEQRALMKAGHMGTKVYVYASGNDDYNMLSNVDSLSKIEIDAYMDNGGEENYHQLLNFSRVNIDKKAWFLPEVKSPEIIPEDAYLSMGTTKAFTELDKVIDDQKKNKTYVDGQPTVALLTSVPGPFNANPDHIFDLQKALFQRGLNVITITSHKNRVAMMKETAPDLVVYLPHGRLAGHSREDVGKWLEEHNIPVLSPLSIFQKKEDWENSQKGMSGGMLSMNVVLPELDGAVAPYAFAVEMKDESGFLKFKGIPERIDRLADMCKNYVNIKKKPKSEQKIAIYYFKGPGMNAMVASNLEVEQSLYNTLKMLKAQGFKVDNMPKDQKAFHELIQKNGLVLGPYAKGKFNDFVKTADPVLVDTASYQQWTSKDLTKSAYGEVVKKFGDAPGEYLSVKEKDNAYIAVSRLDFGNVVMLPQPMPGLGDDSFKLVHGAKAAPPHPYIASYLWTKNDFKADAIIHFGTHGSLEFTPGKQVGLSSNDWSDALIGSTPHFYVYTISNIGEGIIAKRRSYATTVTHLTAPFTEGEVHNELKSLEEKLDKFYSVENANLKAKYKKSAIDLAKKMKIDEDLQLDFSGEVSDSSLFAISQYVEEIGNSKVANGLYSLGRPYTEKQLNETSLLMSLDPIAYSLAQLDVADGKIDQKQAEDARYFDKHYRQPSKSILKKLLTSRVTLTQAQNQMISKERLAKIEGWKKEEAIAKAHAKKHQKKKVDGKSGASQVKKKLEIPKEELLKQRAEAQKKGAIARKKMLYTQNVQNVFVGLENLLKSKENLKISTKQEQLSLVNGVKGGHILPTSGGDPIANAYAVPTGRNLYSIDAEATPSKESWELGKSLGKKLLDHHFEKNGEYPKKVSFTLWASSFIETEGATFAEILYLLGVEPVRGPYGKVMDVQLIPSEELDRPRVDVVVQTAGQFRDLAASRMFLINKAVKLAANADEIVENYVKAGVADAERYLKEKGMSPQKAQRFAADRVFGGVNGNYGTNIMGLVEKGDRWESEAEVATTYINNMGAVYGEEDWGEFAEGIFEAALQNTDVVVQPRQSNTWGGLSLDHVYEFMGGLSMAVRHTTGKDPDAYFNDYRNANNVKIQGVKEALMVEARSTLLNPKYLKGMMKEGATSAENVAETIRNTYGWNVMKPKEIDNHLWDDLMEVLVEDKYNLKTQEFFERENPYALEEVTAVMLETIRKGYWKASKEQIEKLIDVHQEMIDKHNAGCSEFVCDNIKLKDFIVENSSNQQLKESYQQQIAKIRELPTNQPTDVKEKKSIQLEKEVIQEETVDNSVEIEEGLTTTEIGITLGVLALLLLLIGIYYKQK; encoded by the coding sequence ATGAAATTCATCAAAGCGAATAAAAAGAAAATACTATCATCAGCAGGCATCTTATTAGGGATGCTTTTGGTGTATCTGTATTATGCCACTCAAGTGAGTGTAACGCAAATCGCATTTATTGATTTCTCCGAATTTCAGTTATCAAAAATCAACAAAGTAAACGATAACGATTGGATAGAAATCAATTCTCTTTCAAAAAAGAACATCGATAAGGCATCGAGCTATGACGTGATTTACCTATTTGGTCGAGGGTTATCACTATCTGCCGATGAACAAAGAGCCTTAATGAAAGCAGGACATATGGGAACGAAAGTATATGTGTATGCATCAGGAAATGATGATTACAATATGCTAAGTAATGTCGATTCTTTGTCCAAAATAGAAATTGATGCCTACATGGATAATGGAGGCGAAGAAAACTATCATCAATTATTAAACTTCTCTAGAGTAAATATTGATAAGAAAGCGTGGTTCCTCCCAGAAGTGAAATCACCGGAGATTATCCCTGAAGATGCCTATTTAAGCATGGGTACCACAAAAGCATTTACTGAGTTGGACAAAGTAATTGATGATCAGAAGAAGAATAAAACCTATGTGGATGGTCAGCCGACGGTGGCACTTTTAACGAGTGTACCGGGACCGTTCAATGCCAACCCGGATCATATTTTCGATCTTCAAAAAGCATTGTTCCAAAGAGGACTGAATGTCATTACCATCACTTCTCACAAGAATAGAGTGGCGATGATGAAAGAAACTGCTCCGGATCTTGTCGTCTATTTGCCGCATGGTCGTTTGGCAGGGCACTCTAGAGAAGACGTAGGGAAATGGTTGGAAGAACACAATATTCCGGTGTTGTCGCCTTTGAGTATTTTCCAAAAGAAAGAAGATTGGGAAAACTCTCAGAAAGGTATGTCTGGAGGAATGTTGAGCATGAACGTGGTCCTACCAGAATTGGACGGTGCTGTTGCTCCATACGCTTTTGCAGTAGAAATGAAAGACGAATCTGGCTTCCTAAAGTTTAAAGGAATTCCAGAAAGAATCGACCGATTGGCAGACATGTGTAAGAACTATGTCAACATCAAAAAGAAGCCAAAATCGGAACAGAAAATAGCGATTTATTATTTCAAAGGACCTGGTATGAACGCCATGGTCGCTTCGAATTTAGAAGTAGAACAATCACTTTATAATACCTTGAAGATGCTAAAAGCACAAGGATTTAAAGTGGACAATATGCCAAAAGATCAGAAAGCTTTTCACGAACTAATTCAGAAAAACGGATTGGTATTGGGACCTTACGCCAAAGGGAAGTTTAATGATTTTGTGAAAACAGCAGATCCTGTTTTGGTCGATACGGCTAGTTACCAACAATGGACTTCCAAGGACTTAACAAAAAGTGCTTATGGAGAAGTAGTAAAGAAATTTGGTGATGCACCTGGCGAATATCTATCGGTGAAAGAGAAAGACAATGCCTACATTGCTGTCTCTAGATTGGATTTCGGTAATGTAGTCATGTTGCCTCAACCTATGCCCGGACTAGGTGACGATAGCTTCAAGTTAGTACATGGAGCGAAAGCAGCCCCTCCTCATCCCTACATTGCGTCGTATTTGTGGACGAAGAACGATTTCAAAGCCGATGCCATTATTCACTTTGGTACCCACGGTAGTTTAGAGTTTACACCGGGAAAACAAGTTGGTTTATCTTCGAATGATTGGAGTGATGCCTTGATTGGAAGCACCCCGCATTTCTATGTGTACACTATCAGTAATATTGGAGAAGGTATTATTGCCAAGCGTAGAAGTTATGCCACTACGGTGACTCACTTAACGGCTCCTTTTACTGAAGGTGAAGTACACAATGAGTTGAAAAGTTTGGAAGAAAAGTTAGATAAATTCTACAGCGTAGAGAACGCTAACTTGAAAGCGAAATATAAAAAGTCGGCAATTGATCTGGCGAAAAAAATGAAGATTGATGAAGACTTACAGCTGGATTTTTCTGGTGAGGTAAGCGATTCTTCTTTATTTGCGATCTCTCAATATGTAGAGGAAATTGGCAACTCAAAAGTAGCCAACGGATTGTACAGTTTAGGCAGACCTTATACCGAAAAGCAACTGAACGAAACATCATTATTGATGTCGTTGGATCCGATTGCTTACAGCTTAGCACAATTGGATGTGGCAGATGGTAAAATTGATCAGAAACAAGCGGAAGATGCTCGTTATTTTGATAAGCATTATCGTCAACCATCAAAAAGTATTTTGAAAAAATTATTGACGAGCAGAGTCACTTTAACTCAGGCCCAAAATCAGATGATTAGCAAAGAAAGATTGGCTAAGATCGAGGGTTGGAAGAAAGAAGAGGCGATAGCAAAAGCACACGCGAAGAAACATCAGAAGAAAAAAGTAGATGGAAAAAGTGGTGCATCGCAAGTCAAAAAGAAATTAGAAATTCCGAAAGAGGAGCTATTAAAACAAAGAGCTGAAGCACAAAAGAAAGGGGCGATAGCAAGAAAGAAAATGCTTTATACCCAAAATGTGCAAAACGTTTTTGTGGGATTGGAAAACCTTTTGAAATCAAAAGAGAATTTAAAGATCAGTACAAAACAAGAACAATTATCGTTGGTGAACGGAGTGAAAGGTGGACACATTTTACCTACCTCAGGAGGAGATCCAATTGCGAATGCTTATGCTGTGCCAACAGGTAGAAACTTGTATTCTATCGATGCCGAAGCCACTCCATCGAAAGAGTCGTGGGAGTTGGGTAAATCTTTAGGAAAAAAACTATTGGATCATCATTTTGAAAAGAATGGAGAGTATCCAAAGAAAGTCAGCTTTACCCTTTGGGCAAGTAGTTTTATAGAAACAGAAGGCGCCACTTTTGCCGAAATTCTTTACCTATTAGGCGTAGAACCCGTTCGCGGTCCTTATGGAAAAGTGATGGATGTGCAATTGATTCCATCAGAAGAATTGGATCGCCCAAGAGTGGATGTCGTGGTACAAACCGCAGGTCAGTTTAGAGACTTGGCCGCTTCGAGAATGTTCTTGATCAATAAGGCCGTGAAATTGGCAGCCAATGCAGATGAAATCGTAGAGAACTATGTAAAAGCAGGTGTAGCTGATGCCGAACGTTACTTAAAAGAAAAAGGAATGTCGCCACAAAAAGCACAACGTTTTGCAGCCGATAGAGTCTTTGGTGGAGTAAATGGAAACTACGGAACGAACATCATGGGATTGGTCGAAAAAGGAGATCGTTGGGAATCGGAAGCTGAGGTTGCCACGACTTACATCAATAACATGGGTGCGGTTTATGGAGAAGAAGACTGGGGAGAATTTGCCGAAGGTATTTTCGAGGCAGCCCTTCAAAATACAGACGTAGTGGTTCAGCCAAGGCAAAGTAATACGTGGGGTGGTTTAAGTTTAGACCACGTCTACGAATTTATGGGTGGATTAAGTATGGCCGTAAGACACACTACAGGTAAAGATCCGGATGCTTATTTTAACGATTACAGAAATGCCAATAACGTAAAGATCCAAGGTGTAAAAGAAGCCTTGATGGTCGAAGCACGTTCCACTTTACTGAATCCTAAATACCTAAAAGGAATGATGAAAGAAGGTGCAACAAGTGCCGAAAACGTAGCCGAAACCATTAGAAATACCTACGGTTGGAACGTTATGAAACCCAAAGAAATTGATAATCACCTTTGGGATGATTTAATGGAAGTATTGGTAGAAGATAAATACAACTTAAAAACACAGGAGTTCTTTGAAAGAGAAAATCCATATGCCTTAGAAGAAGTGACTGCAGTGATGTTGGAAACCATTCGCAAAGGCTATTGGAAAGCAAGCAAAGAACAAATTGAGAAGTTGATCGATGTGCATCAAGAAATGATTGACAAGCACAATGCTGGCTGTAGCGAGTTTGTGTGTGATAACATCAAATTGAAAGATTTTATAGTGGAAAACTCTAGCAATCAACAATTGAAAGAAAGTTATCAACAGCAAATTGCAAAAATCAGAGAGTTGCCAACAAATCAGCCCACTGATGTGAAAGAAAAGAAGAGCATTCAACTTGAAAAAGAAGTGATTCAAGAAGAAACTGTGGATAACTCAGTGGAAATCGAAGAAGGTTTAACCACGACCGAGATCGGAATCACTTTAGGAGTCCTTGCTTTACTTCTTCTTTTAATAGGCATTTACTATAAACAAAAATAA
- a CDS encoding MotA/TolQ/ExbB proton channel family protein encodes MDYVNKILFWISSGLMFPTVVALIVMFVVSLVKLGENYQAFIQRVRQKKVIKPYIDQLKLSLVQPEFESNSILMSSIKELFTFQDSLVRRERVVAEFEAKGRKSLSILKNLAKMGPVVGLMGTLIPMGPALVGLSSGDIASMANNMQMAFATTVVGLIIGGIGFVLQNFQQRWFAEDYATLVFIVDLMQEENEKKKQPVLK; translated from the coding sequence ATGGATTACGTAAATAAAATATTGTTTTGGATCTCATCAGGATTGATGTTTCCAACCGTCGTTGCCCTTATCGTTATGTTTGTCGTATCTCTTGTGAAATTAGGAGAAAACTATCAGGCATTTATTCAGAGAGTACGACAAAAGAAGGTGATAAAACCTTATATAGATCAATTAAAATTATCATTGGTTCAGCCCGAATTCGAATCAAATTCTATCTTGATGTCTAGCATCAAAGAGTTGTTCACATTCCAAGACTCTTTAGTAAGAAGAGAGCGAGTAGTGGCAGAATTCGAAGCCAAAGGGAGAAAATCATTAAGTATCCTAAAGAACTTAGCCAAGATGGGACCGGTAGTCGGACTAATGGGAACACTTATTCCTATGGGACCAGCCTTAGTCGGTTTATCTTCTGGCGATATAGCTTCGATGGCCAACAATATGCAAATGGCCTTCGCCACTACTGTAGTCGGATTAATCATCGGAGGGATCGGATTTGTCCTTCAGAACTTCCAACAAAGATGGTTTGCCGAAGACTACGCTACCTTAGTTTTTATTGTTGATTTAATGCAAGAAGAAAATGAGAAGAAGAAACAACCCGTTCTTAAATAA
- a CDS encoding DUF2149 domain-containing protein → MRRRNNPFLNNEDDIDPVASVANLFDVAMVFAVALMIALVTRFNMQEFFTDEDFTIVKNPGKEQMEIITKKGKEITKYKPSENQDKKESGDKGKKIGTAYQLESGEVIYIED, encoded by the coding sequence ATGAGAAGAAGAAACAACCCGTTCTTAAATAACGAAGACGATATCGATCCGGTAGCATCAGTAGCCAATCTATTTGATGTTGCCATGGTCTTCGCCGTCGCCCTCATGATTGCATTAGTAACCCGCTTCAACATGCAAGAATTCTTCACCGACGAAGACTTCACCATCGTAAAAAATCCTGGAAAGGAACAGATGGAAATCATCACCAAGAAAGGAAAAGAAATTACGAAATATAAACCCTCAGAAAACCAAGATAAAAAAGAATCTGGAGACAAAGGCAAGAAGATTGGTACGGCGTATCAGTTGGAAAGCGGGGAGGTGATTTATATTGAAGACTAA
- a CDS encoding tellurite resistance TerB family protein, with the protein MSDKEKLYEILGELLFVVAKADGVIQDEERQAIDQYIENHPYGEDIKWSFNYEAKKNTPMEEVYNKVLDYCKHYGPTAEYQEFVNAMKVVAEASDGIDDNEAEVMDSFSKELLKRFQQDIEGLKV; encoded by the coding sequence ATGTCTGATAAAGAAAAATTATACGAGATCTTAGGAGAACTTTTATTCGTTGTAGCCAAAGCTGATGGTGTCATCCAAGATGAAGAAAGACAAGCAATCGATCAGTACATCGAAAACCATCCTTACGGTGAGGACATCAAATGGTCATTTAATTATGAAGCCAAGAAAAACACACCAATGGAAGAAGTTTACAATAAGGTATTGGACTACTGTAAACATTACGGACCCACAGCAGAGTACCAAGAGTTCGTTAATGCCATGAAAGTGGTAGCAGAAGCATCCGATGGGATCGACGATAACGAAGCAGAAGTAATGGATTCCTTCTCCAAAGAACTTCTGAAAAGATTCCAACAAGATATTGAAGGTTTAAAAGTATAA
- a CDS encoding Crp/Fnr family transcriptional regulator translates to MNELEQNIQSYFGIIQPQELKMISSLFHPNTIKKGEFYLEEGRRCEQLSFIKSGCLRIYKNTEDKEVTQWIATQGYFVTDLSSLLFGSSARWNIQTLTDVELYTISGSDYKRIGDLIPEWHELEKLFIGKCFTILEDRIFSHLSMTAEERYQYFYDQNKELINQVPLQYIASMLGMTPETFSRIRKKQSL, encoded by the coding sequence ATGAACGAACTAGAACAAAATATTCAATCCTATTTCGGAATTATTCAACCTCAAGAATTGAAAATGATTAGTTCTCTATTTCATCCTAACACTATCAAAAAGGGAGAGTTTTATCTCGAAGAAGGTAGGAGGTGTGAACAGCTTAGTTTTATTAAATCGGGTTGTTTGAGGATATATAAGAATACAGAAGATAAAGAAGTCACACAATGGATTGCTACCCAAGGATATTTTGTGACAGACCTTTCTAGTCTATTATTTGGATCTTCTGCTCGATGGAATATTCAGACATTAACTGATGTAGAACTGTACACAATCAGCGGATCAGATTATAAAAGAATAGGTGATTTGATTCCAGAATGGCACGAGTTGGAAAAGTTATTTATTGGAAAGTGTTTTACGATTTTAGAAGACAGAATTTTTAGTCATTTATCCATGACCGCCGAGGAACGATATCAATATTTCTATGATCAAAATAAAGAGTTGATCAATCAAGTTCCTTTACAATACATTGCTTCGATGTTAGGGATGACGCCTGAAACGTTCAGTAGAATTCGAAAAAAGCAGAGTTTATAA
- a CDS encoding SRPBCC domain-containing protein, whose amino-acid sequence MEIKTEILIHSTPEKVWSILTDFDKYPEWNPFIKYIQGEVKEGNQIKVKIEPEDEKGMKFQSKVLSFQKNRELKWIGRLLFPGIFDGEHQFLLIDNGNNTTTLKHNEKFKGILKGLLNLEKTKKGFESMNIKLKELAESNG is encoded by the coding sequence ATGGAAATTAAAACAGAAATTCTAATTCATTCTACACCTGAAAAAGTATGGTCAATTCTAACAGATTTTGATAAATATCCAGAATGGAATCCTTTTATAAAATATATACAGGGTGAGGTAAAAGAAGGAAATCAGATAAAAGTGAAAATAGAACCTGAAGATGAAAAAGGAATGAAATTTCAATCTAAGGTTTTAAGTTTCCAAAAGAACAGGGAATTGAAATGGATAGGTAGATTATTGTTCCCAGGAATATTTGATGGTGAACATCAATTTCTATTAATTGATAATGGAAACAATACCACTACTTTAAAACACAACGAGAAGTTTAAAGGTATTTTGAAAGGGTTATTAAATCTTGAAAAAACAAAAAAAGGCTTTGAATCGATGAACATCAAATTGAAAGAATTAGCAGAGAGTAATGGTTAA
- a CDS encoding alpha/beta fold hydrolase, with protein MKQRLIILSDLCGSEKSDWLIYYTHILNQKYDLVYYDSCQLGNVDTSSNDQQIIHQQFVEGGIRKAISQLIELEQNPIKILAFSIGGLIAWRYGLLTGNIKSLICISSTRLRKEVYKPKGEIELYFGEKDAYRPPMEWFINQNVKFEVIPNKHHEIYTEREFAEEFSLKLCNIQSH; from the coding sequence ATGAAACAACGACTTATTATTCTCTCGGATCTTTGTGGAAGCGAAAAATCGGATTGGTTGATCTATTATACACATATTTTAAATCAAAAATATGATCTAGTATATTATGATAGTTGTCAGCTAGGAAATGTTGATACATCAAGTAATGATCAGCAAATAATTCATCAACAATTTGTTGAAGGTGGAATTAGAAAAGCTATTTCACAGTTGATAGAGTTAGAGCAAAATCCAATAAAAATATTAGCTTTTAGTATTGGCGGGTTGATAGCTTGGAGATATGGTCTGCTTACCGGAAATATTAAATCTTTAATTTGTATATCATCAACTCGATTAAGGAAGGAAGTTTATAAACCTAAAGGAGAAATTGAGCTATATTTTGGGGAAAAAGATGCATATAGACCACCAATGGAATGGTTTATAAATCAGAATGTGAAATTCGAAGTGATACCAAATAAGCACCATGAGATTTATACTGAAAGGGAGTTTGCTGAGGAATTTTCATTAAAACTTTGTAATATTCAATCACATTAA
- a CDS encoding helix-turn-helix domain-containing protein, which produces MNHYNKEVSRIKDDVYSNQWQIDTVIGLKNYMDINFSEKLNLTLFSKIRFVSKYHLLRLFKKYYGLTPNQYLMDKRVEKAKEYIKKGMSVSDACYEVGFESLSSFSSLFKRKTGISPSEYQKSNFR; this is translated from the coding sequence ATGAACCACTACAACAAAGAAGTATCCAGAATAAAAGACGATGTATATTCCAACCAATGGCAAATTGATACTGTTATCGGACTAAAGAATTACATGGATATCAACTTTAGTGAAAAGTTGAATCTGACTCTTTTTTCTAAGATCCGCTTTGTTTCCAAATACCATCTTCTTCGACTGTTTAAAAAGTATTATGGTCTTACTCCCAATCAGTACTTGATGGATAAACGAGTGGAAAAAGCCAAAGAATACATCAAAAAAGGAATGTCGGTATCAGATGCTTGTTATGAAGTGGGATTCGAAAGTCTAAGTTCTTTCAGCTCCTTATTCAAAAGAAAAACAGGCATTTCTCCAAGCGAATATCAAAAGAGCAATTTTCGATAA
- a CDS encoding VOC family protein, which produces MKISVISIPVLDQEKALQFYTEKLNFIKKKDVPVGGGNRWLTLVSEEQQDGPELLLEPAPLHFEPSKVYQNALFEAGIPYTQFDVSDVQKEYDRLLELGVEFSMKPTEMGTVKIAVFNDTCGNNIQLVETL; this is translated from the coding sequence ATGAAAATTAGTGTAATAAGCATTCCTGTATTAGATCAAGAAAAAGCACTTCAGTTTTATACAGAGAAGTTAAACTTCATAAAGAAAAAAGATGTGCCGGTGGGTGGTGGAAATAGATGGTTGACTTTAGTTTCGGAAGAACAACAAGATGGACCTGAGCTTTTATTGGAGCCTGCACCATTGCATTTTGAACCTTCAAAAGTATATCAAAATGCACTTTTTGAGGCGGGTATTCCCTACACACAATTTGATGTTTCAGATGTTCAAAAGGAGTACGATAGATTATTGGAGTTGGGAGTTGAATTCAGCATGAAACCAACAGAAATGGGTACGGTAAAGATTGCTGTATTTAATGATACTTGTGGGAATAATATCCAACTTGTAGAGACACTATAG
- a CDS encoding suppressor of fused domain protein, whose amino-acid sequence MNFLKKLITSYKDKFQKPEILLEEESPTCPITAIVEQDHRVVYFYLFASQNSNFGMKSCWVRNLVEAPDESEIGTMLNGKAPLMPKQFCKFPNGQKPLDAYDLKIIWTEEGDAAALKYQGEIVAIIPSWSGEGDFHGYARDVIGQSNLAWEIGTSNVFLERIEKAKEFWQSWGDDLNPFQIQQPQILKIYEETFGKQDTYYAIDGGEWPPKGLYLRKGTSKNVFATVGVSLVPMPTVEMYFEKSHELNRIELGLILNTSISESDLQETANYISGQSSLPWNNITFLGEGHTINFKPIQNSIFNAVILTNKLDVLPKPELEDYRSSKVNFLWMVPISEKERKFVMENDKSDIIHRLNKIGNEVFSLDREEVV is encoded by the coding sequence ATGAACTTTCTAAAAAAGCTAATTACTTCTTACAAAGATAAATTTCAAAAACCTGAAATTCTGCTAGAAGAAGAATCACCTACTTGTCCGATCACAGCCATTGTGGAACAAGACCATCGAGTAGTCTATTTTTATTTGTTTGCCTCTCAAAATTCAAATTTTGGTATGAAATCTTGTTGGGTTAGAAATCTGGTTGAGGCTCCTGATGAATCTGAAATTGGAACAATGCTTAATGGCAAGGCTCCATTGATGCCTAAACAGTTCTGTAAATTCCCTAATGGACAGAAACCTCTTGATGCTTATGATCTTAAAATTATTTGGACAGAGGAAGGAGATGCTGCTGCTCTGAAATATCAAGGAGAAATAGTTGCAATAATCCCAAGTTGGTCAGGTGAAGGTGATTTTCATGGATATGCAAGAGATGTTATTGGACAAAGTAACTTGGCTTGGGAAATTGGAACATCAAATGTCTTTTTAGAAAGAATCGAAAAGGCAAAGGAATTCTGGCAATCTTGGGGAGATGACTTGAACCCATTCCAAATTCAACAACCTCAAATTCTGAAGATATACGAAGAAACTTTTGGAAAGCAAGATACATACTATGCTATCGATGGAGGTGAATGGCCTCCGAAGGGATTGTATTTAAGAAAAGGAACATCTAAAAATGTTTTTGCAACAGTAGGTGTTTCATTGGTACCTATGCCTACAGTTGAAATGTATTTCGAAAAGTCTCATGAGTTAAATAGAATAGAACTAGGGTTGATATTAAATACAAGCATTTCAGAAAGCGACCTCCAAGAAACTGCCAATTATATAAGTGGTCAATCTTCCTTACCTTGGAACAATATCACTTTCTTGGGAGAAGGACATACCATTAACTTTAAACCCATTCAAAATTCTATCTTTAATGCTGTCATTTTAACCAATAAATTAGATGTATTACCCAAACCTGAATTGGAAGATTACAGAAGCTCAAAAGTGAACTTCCTTTGGATGGTGCCTATATCAGAAAAAGAGAGAAAGTTTGTGATGGAAAATGACAAAAGCGACATCATTCATAGATTAAATAAGATAGGAAATGAGGTCTTCTCTTTAGATCGTGAAGAAGTAGTTTAA
- a CDS encoding class I SAM-dependent methyltransferase has translation MNITKIINQTQQPKLYEKGTSFMWTDPYISKQLLQVHLNPDIDLASRKKATIEMTVDWILSAQNGDQPLKILDLGCGPGLYTELLAKAGHDVTGVDISENSIAHAKVSAKEKGLNITYRNESYLEADLGENEYDLVILIYTDLGALIPSDRSPLLSKIDQAVKPGGTFIFDVLKDRSFQKKLTGKSWEASKEGFWKGSPYVALSESFLYEKEKVILSQHTIIDEDENIDIYRFWTHFFSQNDVSNMLSSLSFSSITFNDHLLPESDMWNGDNVLFVRCDK, from the coding sequence ATGAACATCACCAAAATCATAAATCAAACCCAACAACCCAAACTATACGAAAAAGGAACCTCATTTATGTGGACCGATCCTTATATCTCCAAACAGTTACTGCAAGTACATTTAAATCCAGATATCGATTTGGCCAGTCGAAAAAAGGCGACCATAGAAATGACGGTTGACTGGATTTTGAGTGCTCAGAATGGAGATCAGCCACTAAAGATTTTAGATTTAGGATGTGGACCAGGATTGTATACAGAACTACTAGCAAAAGCTGGTCATGATGTGACAGGTGTAGATATTTCTGAAAATTCTATTGCACATGCGAAAGTATCAGCCAAAGAAAAAGGGCTGAATATTACTTATAGAAACGAAAGCTATTTAGAAGCAGATCTTGGGGAAAATGAATACGACTTAGTGATTCTCATTTATACTGATCTAGGTGCATTAATTCCTTCCGATAGATCGCCTTTACTCTCTAAAATAGATCAAGCAGTTAAACCGGGTGGAACTTTTATTTTTGATGTTTTAAAGGACAGAAGTTTTCAGAAAAAACTCACTGGAAAGTCTTGGGAAGCGAGCAAAGAAGGCTTTTGGAAAGGCAGTCCCTATGTAGCATTATCAGAATCTTTTTTATATGAAAAAGAGAAAGTCATTTTATCCCAGCACACCATTATCGATGAAGACGAAAATATAGATATTTACCGTTTTTGGACTCACTTCTTTTCTCAAAACGATGTATCCAACATGTTATCATCATTAAGTTTCAGTAGCATCACATTTAACGATCATCTTCTTCCAGAAAGTGATATGTGGAATGGAGATAATGTTTTGTTTGTGAGGTGTGATAAGTAA